A stretch of the Bacillus sp. FJAT-18017 genome encodes the following:
- a CDS encoding DegV family protein encodes MKTAVVTDSTAYIPKELREQLNIHMIPLNVIFGTEAYQEEVEISAADFYEEVKTKDLPTTSQPPIGQFVELFEQLGKEYDAVISIHLSSGISGTFQGAVTAGSMVEQLALYPFDSEISCMVQGFYAIEAAEMANRGEKPEAIMNRLDEMKRSMRAYFMVDDLSHLQRGGRLSSAQALIGSLLQVKPLLHFEDKMIVPFEKIRTRKKAMNRIVELLTEATAAEAEYEAVIIHANREAEAIAWKTELETNLPQVRFSISYFGPVIGTHLGEGAMGLGWYKKR; translated from the coding sequence ATGAAAACGGCTGTTGTAACAGATAGTACAGCATACATACCGAAGGAATTACGCGAACAATTGAACATACATATGATCCCCTTGAATGTTATCTTTGGTACAGAGGCGTACCAGGAGGAAGTTGAAATCAGTGCGGCAGATTTTTATGAAGAAGTGAAAACAAAAGATCTGCCCACTACTTCCCAGCCGCCAATTGGGCAGTTTGTCGAGCTTTTTGAGCAGCTGGGCAAAGAATATGATGCCGTCATCAGCATCCATTTATCAAGCGGAATTAGCGGTACGTTCCAAGGGGCGGTCACTGCAGGTTCAATGGTTGAACAGCTTGCTTTGTACCCATTCGATTCAGAAATCAGCTGCATGGTGCAAGGCTTTTATGCCATTGAAGCAGCTGAAATGGCTAATCGCGGTGAAAAACCGGAGGCAATCATGAACCGCCTTGATGAAATGAAAAGGTCCATGCGGGCCTACTTTATGGTGGATGACCTTTCCCATCTTCAGCGCGGCGGCCGGCTCTCAAGTGCCCAGGCCTTGATAGGCAGCCTGCTTCAGGTAAAGCCGCTTCTTCATTTTGAAGATAAAATGATTGTTCCTTTTGAAAAAATCCGTACACGAAAAAAAGCTATGAACCGAATTGTTGAGCTTCTAACCGAGGCAACGGCTGCTGAAGCTGAATACGAGGCAGTCATTATCCATGCCAATCGAGAAGCAGAGGCAATTGCCTGGAAGACTGAGCTTGAAACCAACCTTCCACAAGTAAGGTTCTCGATAAGCTATTTTGGGCCGGTTATCGGTACTCATTTGGGCGAAGGTGCCATGGGGTTGGGCTGGTATAAAAAAAGATAG